In Mycobacterium sp. Aquia_213, the sequence TGATGTTGGTGATGCTGTTGCGCAGTTCGTCCCACTCCACCGGCACCTGGGTGCGCTCTTCGGGGATCACGGCGTTGTCGCCCAGCACCGGCCCGCCCTTGTACGGCGGTTCCAGCTGGATCGCGCGCGATGCCACCAGGGTGGGGTTCAGGATCACCGCCGAGGCGTTGGCGGGAACCTTGTACTTGTTCTCGTAGTGGAACGTCACCTTCATCTTGTCGCCGACCGGTTCGATGCTGTCGATCGAGCCGACCCGCAGGCCCATGATCTGGACCTTGTCCCCCTTGTAGAGGGCGTTCGCCGCCGGGAAGTAGGCGACGACGGTGTTGTTCGTCAGCTTCTCGAAAAGCCGGTAGCCGACGTAGCCGACGACCAGTGCCACGACGACGACCAGCGCGCCGATGATCACCGTCGTCCGGGAGAGCTTCGGTAGCCGCACATTGCGGACGTCAAAGATGGTGCTCAATTCTGGCTACCTCCCGTGACACCACTACCGCCCGAACCGCCCGGGTTGATGTACGGCGCCGGCAATTGGTTCCCCGGTCCGGGTGGGGCCGGGGGACCCGGCGGTAGACCGGGCGCGAAGGTGGACGGCGGCGGCGTCGGGCCGGCCGGCGCCAGGTTCTCGGTGCGCGCGCCGGGCGGTGCCTGCGTCGGCAGCGGCACCGGCGTGCCGACAACGTTCGGGGGCGGGTCGCCCGGGCGACCGGCGATCGGGATGCCAGGCGTGGGCGGCAGGCCGTCCGGGTTCGGCGGCGACGTCGCGACGTCGACCGGAGCGGGGAAGCCCGGCCCGCCGAACGGGCCGACGCTCGCGCCCGCACAGGGCAGCGGGTTCCATGGCCGCGGCAGACCCTCGTCGCCGACGGTGATGTTGCCGCCAGGGTTGGCCGGCGTGTACGAGCACGGCGATCCGGGTGGGATGGCGGGTCCGGGGTGCTCCGGGGTGCCCTCCAGCACCGGCGGTGCCGGCGGCGGCGCACCGTTGGGGAACCGGGTGCCGTTGGGGTCGGGCCAGCGGTACTCCGGCAGACCGGCACTGCGCCAGAAGTTCTCCGGGTCGATGCCGCGCTTCTTGAATGCGGCGTCCACCCAGGGCTGGATGATCTGGTACAGCGCCAGGTTGTGCAGCACCACCTTGAAGAACGGGCCCGACGCGATGGCCTCGTTCAATGACGGCAGGAAGTGGCCGACCTCGGTCAGACCCGCTGCCACGTCGTCTTTGCGCTCAACCAGGATCTGGCTGATCGTGCGCAGCTGCTCCAGCACGTGGTTGAGGTTCGGGTTGTCGTTGATCAGGCCCTTCACCTGTTCGGAGAACGCGGCGATGTTGCCCAGCAACGCGTTGATGGCCTGCCCACGCTCGTTGAATGCGGCCAGCAGCGTCTTGGCGTTGACCAGCAGGCGGTCGACCTGTTCACTGCGGTCGCCGAGCACGCTGGCCACCTGGTTGGCCTGGGCGAGCAGATGCTTGACCTCGGCGTCTCGTTTGCCGACCGTGTCGGAGAATTTGGCGACACCCTCGAGCGCGGCGCTCAGGTGCGGATAGGTCTGGTCGATGGTCTGCGACAACACATGCAGCGACTCTTTGACCGTGTTGATGTCCCAACCGGAGGCGGCCTTGGTGACGTCGAAGAAAGCGTCGTAGATCTGGTAGGGCGTCGTGCTCTGGCCCACCGGCAACGCGGCCCCGGGGCGTAGCGGCTGGGAGCCACGCGCCTCGATCTCCATGACCTTCTTGCCGAGGATGGTGTCGGTGCGGATCGCCAGCCGGCTCTCGGTGCCGATGGTGTTGGTGCCGATCGAGAACTTGATCGAGATGTGGTCGCCGTCGATCTTGAGGTCCTCGACCTTGCCGACGTCCATGCCGGCGATGCGCACCTTGTCGCCGACGTTGATCCCGCCGGAGTCGGTGAACTGTCCGTAGTAGGCGGGCCTGGCCATCAGGATCGGGACACTGGTGAAGCTTTGCCCGACGCCGATGACGAGCAGCGTGACCACGATGCCCATCAGGCCGATCCGAAGCCGGTTCGGAGGTTCCAGCGTTCTCATTGCGGCGTGCACCTACCCGTCGGCTGCTGGAAGAGCCGGACCGTGCGGACCGGGCCACCAGCCTGCAGACCATTGATCTTCAACGTGATGTCGCAGGCGTAGAAGTTCACGAAGTCGCCGTAGGACCCGATGGCGCGCCCGATCATGTTCAGCGCGGTCGGCACCTTCTTGAGGTAGTCCTGCAGTTGGTCTTGCTGGTCGATCAGCGGCTGCTGGATCCCGTCGAGGTAGTTGATGGACTTGTGCAGCAGCGCGCGATCCTCGCCCAGCAGATCGGCCACGGTGCCGGCGGCGTTGCTGATGTGCGCGGTCCCGCCGGCCAGTTGGTCGCCATGGTCCTTGAGCCCGGTGATCAGCACCTCGAGGTTGTTGATCGTCTGGTCGAATTGCTGGCGGTGCCGGACCGTCGTGTCCAGCACGATATTCAGGTTCTTGATCACCTCGCCGATCGCCTGGTCACGCTCGCCGATCTGGCTCGTCAGTTGCGCAGTGTTGTCGAGGATGTCGTTGATCGTGCCGCCCTGACCCTGGAACACCGTGATGAGCGCGGTCGCGATGGTGTTGACCTTGTCCGGGTCCAACGCCCGAAACAGCGGCTTGAAACCACCGATCAGCGCGTCCAGGTCGAGCGCGGGCGCCGTACGCGACAGCGGGATGAATCCATCCGGCGGCAACACCTTGTCGGCGCCTTCGCCTTCGCCGCGCTTGAGCTCCAGGTACCGGTTGCCGATCAGGTCGAGGTAGCGGATCTGCGCCGTCGTCGACTGATACAGCGGAATCGAGCGGTCGACCTTGAACTTCACCCGCACCCGCTTGCCGCCGTCGATCAGCTCTACGGTGTCGACCTTGCCGATCTCCACCCCGGAGGCGCGGACGAACTGGCCCTGGCGCAGCCCGCTGATGTTGCTGAACTCCGCCGTGTACGCGTTGGTGCGGTCAAACCGCATCTGACCGAACACCACGATGATCATCACAGTGAACAGCAGCAGCACCAGTGAGAAGATGCTGAGTCGGACGATCGTACCGGTGATTTTCATGGGTTGATCGTGTTATCCCCTACCTGACGGCCCCAGACGAACTCGATTGCGTAGGGCGAACCGGTGTCGAGGTGGTTGTACGGCGCGATGCTGTTGCCGGAGTCCATCACCAACTCGGGAGCGGGCCAGAGGTCATGGGTGATGTGCTGCCAGCAACCCGGCGCACCGCCCGGTCCACCACGGGCGTTCACCCGCGGCAGGTTTTCGGGATAGATGTAGGGGTTCGGCGCTCCACCGACCACCCCGGCCAGGCCTCCGACCAGGCTGGCGATCGTGGCCACCGCCGAGACGGGGTTGGCGAGCAGCCCCAGGCCGGACAGCGCCTCGGTGTGGGCGTTCAGCGAGTACCCGTTGCCGGCGAGGAACGAGGCGGCCTTGGGCTCGATGTCGTGGTAGTTGCGCAGGGTGCAGAAGATCGCCGGGCTGTAGGTGTCCAACAGCTGCGCCGACGGCACCAGGTCGGCAGCTCCGCGCGCCAGGTACGGGCCGCCCTTCTCGAAGATCTCCGCGCCGGTGTTGCCGAACCCGGCGGCCGACAGCAGCGCCTGGTCCAGATCCTTCTGCTGCTGGTTGATCGTGCGCGAGGTGACGACCGCGTTGTTGAGGAAGTCGAACAGGTCCGGCGAGGCGTTGGCGTAGGTGTCGCCGAGGCCGGCCAGCTGCTGGATGTCGTGTCGGATCTGCGGCATCTGCGGGTTGACGTCGTCGAGCACCGCATTGCCGTTGACGATCGACTGCCCGAACCTGTCGCCCAACCCGGCCAGCGATTGCGCGGCCGCGCTCAGCGTCAGGTTCAGCTTGACCGGATCCACTTTCTCCGCGATCGAGGTGATGGTCTGGAACAACGTGTTGATCTCCGTCGTCACCGACCTCGCGTCGATCACCGTCGACGCGCTGAGCTTTTGCGTCGACGGGCTTTGCGGCGTCGTCAGCGACACGTACTTGCCGCCGAACACCGTGGTGGCCTTGATGTCGGCGTTCACGTTGGCCGGGATCAGTGACAGGTACCGGGGATAGACGTCCAGGGTGAACTTGGCCGCCGGCTTACCGTCGCGGACGATCTCCGAGATGGTGTCCACCCGGCCGATCTCGACCCCGTTGTAGGTGACCTTGGAACCCGGGTCCATGACCAGACCGGCCCGCGACGCCAGCATCGTCAACTTGGTCTTGGGGGTGAAGTCGCCGCGGAACTGCCCGTAGACCAAGACGAGAACGAGCGCGCCGATGACCAACATGCCGATGCCCGCCAACTTGTACGGCGGGGTCCGCGCTGCGTTCGTCTTTCCGGGTCGGGTCATGGGCGCTACACCGTTAAGGCGAAGTTCGGGTTGACGCCGTACAGCGCCAACGCGGCGGACAAGACCACAACCTGCACCGAGACCAGCGAGAAGCGCATCGAGCGACCGACGGCCTCACCGACGCCGACCGGCCCGCCGCCGGCGTTGTAGCCGTAGAAGCAGTGGGTGATCATCACGACCGCGGTGATGATGATGGCCTCCAGGAATGACCAGAACACGTCATCGGGGCGCAGGAACGTCCGGAAGTAGTGGTCGTAGGTTCCGTTGGATTGCCCGTAGAGGACTGTCGTGGTGATCTGCGGCGACAGGAAGCACATGATCATCGCCATCGCGTAGATCGGGATGATCACGACCAGCCCGGCCATGAATCGCGTGGTTGCCAGGAACGAGATCGACTTGATGCCCATCACTTCCAGGGCGTCGATCTCCTCGCTGATCCGCATGGCGCCGAGTTCAGCGGTGGCGCCCGCGCCGACGGTGGCGGCCATCGCGATGCCGGTGACGACGGGGGCGGCGATGCGCACGTTGATCAATGCGGCGAAGAAGCCGGTGAACGCCTCGACCCCGATATTGCCCAGGGACGCGAAACCCTGGATCGCGACCAGTGAGCTACCGGACAGCGTGACGAAGCCGACGATCGCGACGGTGCCGCCGACCACGGCCATGGCCCCGGTGCCCATGCCGATCTGGGCGATCAGCCGCAGCGTTTCCTTGCGGTAGTTACGCAGCGCGTGCGGCACGTGCCCGATGCAGACCATGCCGAACCAGGCCATCTTGCCGAGGTCGTCGAGCCCGCGGCCGGCGGCACCGCCATAGCGATTCAGGTTTTCGGCTGCCCGCGGGAACCGGGCGCGCAGTACGGCGACGTTGGTCATGTCAGTGTCCCGTTCCGAATCGCACACCGATGGTGGTCAGAATGACGTTGACCGCGTATAGCGCGACGACACAGAGCACCACGGTTTCGTTGACGGCGGTGCCCAGGCCCTTGGAGCCGCCGCGCACGGTCAGCCCGCGATAGCAGCCGACCAGGCCGGCGATCAGGCCGAAGACCGCGGCCTTGATGGTCGCGATGACGACCTCGGGCAGGCCGGTGATCGTGGTCAGGGTGGCCAGGTAAGCCCCACCGGAGACGTTCTGCAGGTAGACCCCGAACAGGTAGCCGCCCACCAGGCCGACGGTGATGACCAGGCCGTTGAGCAGCGTGGCGACCAGGGTCGCGGCGATCACCCGGGGCACAACCAGGCGGTGGATCGGGTCGATGCCGAGCACCTCCATCGCGTCGATTTCCTCGCGGATGGTGCGCGCGCCCAGGTCGGCGCAGATTGCGGTCGATCCGGCGCCGGCGACCACCAGCACCGTGGTCAACGGGCCGAGCTGGGTGACCGCACCGATCGCCGCGCCGGCACCGGACAGGTCGGCGGCACCGAACTGGGCCAGCAGCACGTTGAGCGTGAAGATCAGCAAGACGGTCAGCGGGATCGAGACGAAGACGGTCGGCAGAAACGCGACCCGCATGATGAACCAGCACTGCAAGATGAACTCGCGCCACTGAAATGGCCGGCGGAACAACGCCCGGCCGGTCAGGACACACATCCGGAAGAACCCGCCGATCAGGGTCAGCGGTGTCTCGAGCTGGTCGCGCACGTAGCCGACCAAGCGCGGACCGGACGACGTCGTCACCGCTGCCCCCTCATGCCGGCGCCGCGCACCTCACGGCGCAGCGAATCGTGTCGCACGCCTCGCACGCCTCCCCCTTGCACGGACCCCACATGTGTGATCACCGACTCCCTACTGGCAAGTAGTAACGGAGACCACAGGAATGTACCCGATGGCCAAGC encodes:
- a CDS encoding virulence factor Mce family protein is translated as MRTLEPPNRLRIGLMGIVVTLLVIGVGQSFTSVPILMARPAYYGQFTDSGGINVGDKVRIAGMDVGKVEDLKIDGDHISIKFSIGTNTIGTESRLAIRTDTILGKKVMEIEARGSQPLRPGAALPVGQSTTPYQIYDAFFDVTKAASGWDINTVKESLHVLSQTIDQTYPHLSAALEGVAKFSDTVGKRDAEVKHLLAQANQVASVLGDRSEQVDRLLVNAKTLLAAFNERGQAINALLGNIAAFSEQVKGLINDNPNLNHVLEQLRTISQILVERKDDVAAGLTEVGHFLPSLNEAIASGPFFKVVLHNLALYQIIQPWVDAAFKKRGIDPENFWRSAGLPEYRWPDPNGTRFPNGAPPPAPPVLEGTPEHPGPAIPPGSPCSYTPANPGGNITVGDEGLPRPWNPLPCAGASVGPFGGPGFPAPVDVATSPPNPDGLPPTPGIPIAGRPGDPPPNVVGTPVPLPTQAPPGARTENLAPAGPTPPPSTFAPGLPPGPPAPPGPGNQLPAPYINPGGSGGSGVTGGSQN
- a CDS encoding virulence factor Mce family protein, which produces MKITGTIVRLSIFSLVLLLFTVMIIVVFGQMRFDRTNAYTAEFSNISGLRQGQFVRASGVEIGKVDTVELIDGGKRVRVKFKVDRSIPLYQSTTAQIRYLDLIGNRYLELKRGEGEGADKVLPPDGFIPLSRTAPALDLDALIGGFKPLFRALDPDKVNTIATALITVFQGQGGTINDILDNTAQLTSQIGERDQAIGEVIKNLNIVLDTTVRHRQQFDQTINNLEVLITGLKDHGDQLAGGTAHISNAAGTVADLLGEDRALLHKSINYLDGIQQPLIDQQDQLQDYLKKVPTALNMIGRAIGSYGDFVNFYACDITLKINGLQAGGPVRTVRLFQQPTGRCTPQ
- a CDS encoding MCE family protein → MTRPGKTNAARTPPYKLAGIGMLVIGALVLVLVYGQFRGDFTPKTKLTMLASRAGLVMDPGSKVTYNGVEIGRVDTISEIVRDGKPAAKFTLDVYPRYLSLIPANVNADIKATTVFGGKYVSLTTPQSPSTQKLSASTVIDARSVTTEINTLFQTITSIAEKVDPVKLNLTLSAAAQSLAGLGDRFGQSIVNGNAVLDDVNPQMPQIRHDIQQLAGLGDTYANASPDLFDFLNNAVVTSRTINQQQKDLDQALLSAAGFGNTGAEIFEKGGPYLARGAADLVPSAQLLDTYSPAIFCTLRNYHDIEPKAASFLAGNGYSLNAHTEALSGLGLLANPVSAVATIASLVGGLAGVVGGAPNPYIYPENLPRVNARGGPGGAPGCWQHITHDLWPAPELVMDSGNSIAPYNHLDTGSPYAIEFVWGRQVGDNTINP
- a CDS encoding MlaE family ABC transporter permease; amino-acid sequence: MTNVAVLRARFPRAAENLNRYGGAAGRGLDDLGKMAWFGMVCIGHVPHALRNYRKETLRLIAQIGMGTGAMAVVGGTVAIVGFVTLSGSSLVAIQGFASLGNIGVEAFTGFFAALINVRIAAPVVTGIAMAATVGAGATAELGAMRISEEIDALEVMGIKSISFLATTRFMAGLVVIIPIYAMAMIMCFLSPQITTTVLYGQSNGTYDHYFRTFLRPDDVFWSFLEAIIITAVVMITHCFYGYNAGGGPVGVGEAVGRSMRFSLVSVQVVVLSAALALYGVNPNFALTV
- a CDS encoding MlaE family ABC transporter permease; this translates as MTTSSGPRLVGYVRDQLETPLTLIGGFFRMCVLTGRALFRRPFQWREFILQCWFIMRVAFLPTVFVSIPLTVLLIFTLNVLLAQFGAADLSGAGAAIGAVTQLGPLTTVLVVAGAGSTAICADLGARTIREEIDAMEVLGIDPIHRLVVPRVIAATLVATLLNGLVITVGLVGGYLFGVYLQNVSGGAYLATLTTITGLPEVVIATIKAAVFGLIAGLVGCYRGLTVRGGSKGLGTAVNETVVLCVVALYAVNVILTTIGVRFGTGH